The Delphinus delphis chromosome 7, mDelDel1.2, whole genome shotgun sequence genome includes a window with the following:
- the CREB1 gene encoding cyclic AMP-responsive element-binding protein 1 isoform X2, which produces MTMESGAENQQSGDAAVTEAESQQMTVQAQPQIATLAQVSMPAAHATSSAPTVTLVQLPNGQTVQVHGVIQAAQPSVIQSPQVQTVQISTIAESEDSQESVDSVTDSQKRREILSRRPSYRKILNDLSSDAPGVPRIEEEKSEEETSAPAITTVTVPTPIYQTSSGQYIAITQGGAIQLANNGTDGVQGLQTLTMTNAAATQPGTTILQYAQTTDGQQILVPSNQVVVQAASGDVQTYQIRTAPTSTIAPGVVMASSPALPTQPAEEAARKREVRLMKNREAARECRRKKKEYVKCLENRVAVLENQNKTLIEELKALKDLYCHKSD; this is translated from the exons ATGACCATGGAATCTGGAGCAGAGAACCAGCAGAGTGGAGATGCAGCTGTAACAGAAGCTGAAAGCCAGCAAATGACAGTTCAAGCCCAGCCACAGATTGCCACATTAGCCCAG GTATCTATGCCAGCAGCTCATGCAACATCATCTGCTCCCACCGTAACTTTAGTACAGCTACCCAATGGGCAGACAGTTCAAGTCCATGGAGTTATTCAGGCGGCCCAGCCATCAGTTATTCAGTCTCCACAAGTCCAGACAGTTCAG atttcaaCTATTGCAGAAAGTGAAGATTCACAGGAGTCAGTGGATAGTGTAACCGATTCCCAAAAACGAAGAGAAATTCTTTCAAGGAGGCCTTCCTACAG GAAAATTTTGAATGACTTATCTTCTGATGCACCAGGAGTGCCAAGGATTGAAGAAGAGAAGTCTGAAGAGGAGACTTCAGCACCTGCCATCACCACTGTAACGGTGCCAACTCCGATTTACCAAACTAGCAGTGGACAGTATA TTGCCATTACCCAGGGAGGAGCAATACAGCTGGCTAACAATGGTACCGATGGGGTACAGGGCCTGCAGACATTAACCATGACCAATGCAGCTGCCACTCAGCCGGGTACTACCATCCTACAGTATGCACAGACCACTGATGGACAGCAGATCTTAGTGCCCAGCAACCAAGTTGTTGTtcaag ctgcCTCTGGAGATGTACAAACATACCAGATTCGCACAGCACCCACTAGCACCATTGCCCCTGGAGTTGTTATGGCGTCCTCCCCAGCACTTCCTACACAACCTGCTGAAGAAGCAGCACGAAAGAGAGAGGTTCGCCTCATGAAGAACAG GGAAGCAGCACGAGAGTGTcgtagaaagaagaaagaatatgtgAAATGTCTAGAAAACAGAGTGGCAGTGCttgaaaaccaaaacaagacaCTGATTGAGGAGCTAAAAGCACTTAAGGACCTTTACTGCCACAAATCAGATTAA
- the CREB1 gene encoding cyclic AMP-responsive element-binding protein 1 isoform X1 produces MTMESGAENQQSGDAAVTEAESQQMTVQAQPQIATLAQVSMPAAHATSSAPTVTLVQLPNGQTVQVHGVIQAAQPSVIQSPQVQTVQSSCKDLKRLFSGTQISTIAESEDSQESVDSVTDSQKRREILSRRPSYRKILNDLSSDAPGVPRIEEEKSEEETSAPAITTVTVPTPIYQTSSGQYIAITQGGAIQLANNGTDGVQGLQTLTMTNAAATQPGTTILQYAQTTDGQQILVPSNQVVVQAASGDVQTYQIRTAPTSTIAPGVVMASSPALPTQPAEEAARKREVRLMKNREAARECRRKKKEYVKCLENRVAVLENQNKTLIEELKALKDLYCHKSD; encoded by the exons ATGACCATGGAATCTGGAGCAGAGAACCAGCAGAGTGGAGATGCAGCTGTAACAGAAGCTGAAAGCCAGCAAATGACAGTTCAAGCCCAGCCACAGATTGCCACATTAGCCCAG GTATCTATGCCAGCAGCTCATGCAACATCATCTGCTCCCACCGTAACTTTAGTACAGCTACCCAATGGGCAGACAGTTCAAGTCCATGGAGTTATTCAGGCGGCCCAGCCATCAGTTATTCAGTCTCCACAAGTCCAGACAGTTCAG TCTTCCTGTAAGGACTTAAAAAGACTTTTCTCCGGAACTCAG atttcaaCTATTGCAGAAAGTGAAGATTCACAGGAGTCAGTGGATAGTGTAACCGATTCCCAAAAACGAAGAGAAATTCTTTCAAGGAGGCCTTCCTACAG GAAAATTTTGAATGACTTATCTTCTGATGCACCAGGAGTGCCAAGGATTGAAGAAGAGAAGTCTGAAGAGGAGACTTCAGCACCTGCCATCACCACTGTAACGGTGCCAACTCCGATTTACCAAACTAGCAGTGGACAGTATA TTGCCATTACCCAGGGAGGAGCAATACAGCTGGCTAACAATGGTACCGATGGGGTACAGGGCCTGCAGACATTAACCATGACCAATGCAGCTGCCACTCAGCCGGGTACTACCATCCTACAGTATGCACAGACCACTGATGGACAGCAGATCTTAGTGCCCAGCAACCAAGTTGTTGTtcaag ctgcCTCTGGAGATGTACAAACATACCAGATTCGCACAGCACCCACTAGCACCATTGCCCCTGGAGTTGTTATGGCGTCCTCCCCAGCACTTCCTACACAACCTGCTGAAGAAGCAGCACGAAAGAGAGAGGTTCGCCTCATGAAGAACAG GGAAGCAGCACGAGAGTGTcgtagaaagaagaaagaatatgtgAAATGTCTAGAAAACAGAGTGGCAGTGCttgaaaaccaaaacaagacaCTGATTGAGGAGCTAAAAGCACTTAAGGACCTTTACTGCCACAAATCAGATTAA
- the CREB1 gene encoding cyclic AMP-responsive element-binding protein 1 isoform X3: protein MPAAHATSSAPTVTLVQLPNGQTVQVHGVIQAAQPSVIQSPQVQTVQSSCKDLKRLFSGTQISTIAESEDSQESVDSVTDSQKRREILSRRPSYRKILNDLSSDAPGVPRIEEEKSEEETSAPAITTVTVPTPIYQTSSGQYIAITQGGAIQLANNGTDGVQGLQTLTMTNAAATQPGTTILQYAQTTDGQQILVPSNQVVVQAASGDVQTYQIRTAPTSTIAPGVVMASSPALPTQPAEEAARKREVRLMKNREAARECRRKKKEYVKCLENRVAVLENQNKTLIEELKALKDLYCHKSD, encoded by the exons ATGCCAGCAGCTCATGCAACATCATCTGCTCCCACCGTAACTTTAGTACAGCTACCCAATGGGCAGACAGTTCAAGTCCATGGAGTTATTCAGGCGGCCCAGCCATCAGTTATTCAGTCTCCACAAGTCCAGACAGTTCAG TCTTCCTGTAAGGACTTAAAAAGACTTTTCTCCGGAACTCAG atttcaaCTATTGCAGAAAGTGAAGATTCACAGGAGTCAGTGGATAGTGTAACCGATTCCCAAAAACGAAGAGAAATTCTTTCAAGGAGGCCTTCCTACAG GAAAATTTTGAATGACTTATCTTCTGATGCACCAGGAGTGCCAAGGATTGAAGAAGAGAAGTCTGAAGAGGAGACTTCAGCACCTGCCATCACCACTGTAACGGTGCCAACTCCGATTTACCAAACTAGCAGTGGACAGTATA TTGCCATTACCCAGGGAGGAGCAATACAGCTGGCTAACAATGGTACCGATGGGGTACAGGGCCTGCAGACATTAACCATGACCAATGCAGCTGCCACTCAGCCGGGTACTACCATCCTACAGTATGCACAGACCACTGATGGACAGCAGATCTTAGTGCCCAGCAACCAAGTTGTTGTtcaag ctgcCTCTGGAGATGTACAAACATACCAGATTCGCACAGCACCCACTAGCACCATTGCCCCTGGAGTTGTTATGGCGTCCTCCCCAGCACTTCCTACACAACCTGCTGAAGAAGCAGCACGAAAGAGAGAGGTTCGCCTCATGAAGAACAG GGAAGCAGCACGAGAGTGTcgtagaaagaagaaagaatatgtgAAATGTCTAGAAAACAGAGTGGCAGTGCttgaaaaccaaaacaagacaCTGATTGAGGAGCTAAAAGCACTTAAGGACCTTTACTGCCACAAATCAGATTAA